A part of bacterium genomic DNA contains:
- a CDS encoding MBOAT family protein — MLFNSFQFLLFFPAVVLFYFATPYRWRWLLLLAASCYFYMCWKPEYIILILISTVIDYFSALRMSATVDSGRRKGYLWLSLLSNLGLLFSFKYFNFFNESLRALFDRFDLFYGVPAFDLLLPVGISFYTFQTLSYTIDVYRGAIAPERHFGKFALYVTFFPQLVAGPIERSGNLLPQLQSLRCAFDYERVVDGMRLMAWGFFKKVVIADRLAVYVNTVYNHPAEYQGLEIALATVFFAFQIFCDFSGYSDIAIGAARVLGVNLMKNFDRPYSSTSISEFWRRWHISLSTWFKDYVYIPLGGNRVVRWRWYYNLFITFLISGLWHGANWTFVIWGALHGFYLVFALISRPQRDWLIARTGLTRHPALLQTGRLLTTFVLVLIGWLFFRANNLADALTLLHNLFVFEPLHALFETITPGTLLLNLALIAVLELAHSCETDKEFIRTFAHRPALVRWPAYVLLTLAILYLGAATAQQFIYFQF; from the coding sequence ATGCTGTTCAATTCGTTCCAGTTTCTGCTCTTCTTCCCGGCGGTGGTCCTGTTCTATTTCGCCACGCCCTACCGCTGGCGCTGGCTGCTGTTGCTGGCGGCGAGCTGCTACTTTTACATGTGCTGGAAACCGGAGTACATCATTCTTATCTTGATTTCGACGGTGATCGATTATTTCTCGGCGCTCAGGATGAGCGCCACCGTCGACTCCGGCCGGCGCAAAGGCTACCTCTGGCTGAGCCTGCTGTCGAACCTGGGCCTGTTGTTCTCTTTCAAGTATTTCAACTTCTTCAATGAAAGCCTGCGCGCCCTGTTCGACCGGTTCGATCTGTTCTACGGCGTGCCGGCGTTCGATCTGCTGCTGCCGGTGGGCATCTCCTTCTACACCTTCCAAACCTTGAGCTATACCATCGATGTTTACCGCGGCGCAATCGCGCCCGAACGGCACTTCGGCAAATTTGCGCTCTATGTGACGTTCTTTCCCCAGTTGGTGGCCGGTCCGATCGAACGCTCGGGCAATCTGCTGCCGCAGTTGCAGAGCTTGCGCTGCGCTTTCGACTATGAGCGCGTGGTCGACGGCATGCGGTTGATGGCGTGGGGCTTCTTCAAGAAGGTGGTGATCGCGGACCGGCTGGCGGTTTACGTCAACACGGTCTACAACCATCCCGCCGAATACCAGGGCCTGGAGATCGCGCTCGCCACCGTGTTCTTCGCGTTTCAGATCTTCTGCGATTTCTCCGGATATTCCGACATCGCCATCGGCGCCGCGCGCGTGCTGGGCGTGAATCTGATGAAGAACTTCGACAGGCCCTATTCCTCCACCTCGATCTCGGAGTTCTGGCGGCGCTGGCACATCTCACTCTCGACCTGGTTCAAAGATTACGTTTACATTCCGCTGGGCGGCAATCGCGTGGTGCGCTGGCGGTGGTATTACAACCTCTTCATCACCTTTCTGATCAGCGGGTTGTGGCACGGCGCCAACTGGACGTTCGTGATTTGGGGCGCGTTGCACGGCTTCTACCTGGTGTTCGCATTAATCTCGCGGCCGCAGCGGGATTGGCTGATTGCGCGGACCGGGCTGACGCGCCATCCGGCGCTGCTGCAAACCGGCCGCCTGCTGACGACCTTCGTGTTGGTGCTGATCGGCTGGCTGTTCTTCCGCGCCAACAATCTCGCTGACGCGCTGACGCTGCTGCACAACCTGTTCGTGTTCGAGCCGTTGCACGCGCTGTTCGAGACTATCACACCCGGCACGTTGCTGCTGAATCTGGCTTTGATTGCAGTGCTGGAGCTGGCGCACTCCTGCGAGACCGACAAGGAGTTCATCCGCACGTTTGCCCACCGCCCGGCGCTGGTGCGCTGGCCCGCCTACGTGCTCTTGACGCTGGCCATTCTCTACCTCGGCGCTGCGACGGCGCAACAGTTCATTTACTTTCAATTCTGA